One Paraburkholderia caffeinilytica DNA segment encodes these proteins:
- a CDS encoding LysR family transcriptional regulator, whose amino-acid sequence MRVSADRPLRLDMESLRIFVAVIEEGSIAAAAARTHIVASAVSKRVSDLEEDAGTPLLYRHSRGVQATPAGEALYHHAKRLSEHLQQISDELSEYSAGLRGHTRIYVNFTAMVQYLPGVLRTFLRTNPKVRIDMAEKSSDEVVQAIASGVADLGICAATEDSLGDLQWRPYTVDKLVVIVPSDHRLAERASVTFAEVLDDDIVSMPYGTSISKLCRAAAERAGKRLRVRIEVTSFEGVRNMVSAGLGIGVLPKGSVTPYMQSVPFRVVELDEPWSMRPLLIIARNFDTLPLPARMLVDHLDKHRDNAS is encoded by the coding sequence ATGCGTGTTTCAGCAGATCGGCCGTTGCGACTCGACATGGAGTCGCTGCGCATTTTCGTGGCCGTCATCGAGGAGGGCAGCATTGCCGCGGCGGCAGCCCGCACGCACATCGTGGCGTCGGCCGTCAGTAAGCGCGTATCGGATCTCGAAGAGGACGCCGGCACGCCGCTGTTATATCGGCACAGCCGCGGCGTGCAAGCCACGCCGGCGGGCGAGGCGCTCTACCATCATGCGAAGCGGCTGAGCGAGCACCTGCAGCAAATATCGGACGAATTGTCTGAGTATTCGGCAGGGCTGAGAGGGCACACCCGGATTTATGTGAACTTCACCGCCATGGTCCAGTACCTGCCGGGCGTGCTGCGCACCTTCCTGCGCACCAATCCGAAAGTGCGGATCGACATGGCCGAGAAATCGAGCGATGAAGTGGTGCAGGCGATTGCAAGCGGTGTCGCCGATCTCGGCATCTGCGCGGCAACCGAGGACTCCCTCGGCGATCTGCAGTGGCGTCCCTACACCGTCGACAAGCTGGTCGTGATCGTGCCGTCGGATCATCGGCTCGCCGAGCGCGCGAGCGTGACCTTCGCGGAAGTTCTGGACGACGATATCGTCAGCATGCCCTACGGTACGTCCATTTCCAAATTGTGCCGCGCCGCCGCAGAGCGTGCCGGCAAACGGCTTCGCGTGCGCATCGAGGTGACCAGCTTCGAGGGCGTGCGCAATATGGTCAGCGCGGGGCTCGGCATCGGCGTGCTTCCCAAGGGCAGCGTGACGCCTTATATGCAGTCGGTGCCGTTTCGCGTCGTTGAACTCGATGAACCGTGGTCGATGCGGCCGCTGTTGATCATCGCGCGCAATTTCGACACGCTGCCGCTTCCTGCGCGCATGCTGGTCGACCACCTCGACAAGCACCGGGACAACGCGTCATGA
- a CDS encoding DUF2235 domain-containing protein, which produces MKRLFVCCDGTWNSDSDEFQGVPVPTNVVRFFNALSERGDDGVEQLRYYHVGIGANEGRVRRIVDGALGLGLSRDIRTAYKWLSDHYEEGSEIFVVGFSRGAFTARSLVGMLHHCGLPREATWALVKQAWNLYRLDPKIPGNVSRQERFCVAHGTPPPIRFLGVWETVGALGIPQITDLFGLGRQRFEFHDTRLPPEVERAVQGLAIDEQRNTFLPTLWTDDDGCDPARVSQVWFPGVHADVGGGYKETGLSDATLKWMIAEAAQCGAVFEPDMLDQLASADQLSPSAVHGVLHNSLTGFYRKIGFRPRPFPYLARSSRRCSEFISDLALARQVGPPIFQAPYRPNIDPAAGVQVRVFASPLWNWTGIFMKEGASYRFKVPEGQTWLDGDSASGAEGTPGNWMQCLFAWTRRVRDANWFELCGAISYAGQPDSAGASPQPFYFRIGREVEIKAPYSGYLYCFANDAAWAYWNNQGSLRVDVAELGGVPAGKAAHPSSGEDLTAPATAPGGSGAGQPS; this is translated from the coding sequence ATGAAGAGACTTTTCGTTTGCTGCGACGGCACATGGAACTCGGATAGCGACGAGTTTCAGGGCGTGCCTGTTCCAACCAATGTCGTTCGCTTTTTCAACGCATTGAGTGAGCGCGGCGACGATGGCGTCGAGCAGCTCCGCTACTATCACGTCGGCATTGGCGCTAACGAAGGCCGGGTTCGCCGCATCGTGGACGGTGCGCTGGGATTGGGTCTCTCCCGAGACATTCGAACGGCGTACAAGTGGCTGTCCGATCACTACGAGGAAGGCTCTGAAATCTTTGTCGTTGGCTTTTCGCGTGGCGCGTTTACGGCTCGCAGCCTGGTGGGCATGCTTCACCATTGTGGACTGCCTCGCGAGGCAACCTGGGCGCTGGTCAAGCAGGCCTGGAATCTGTATCGGCTCGACCCAAAAATACCGGGAAACGTCAGCCGGCAGGAGCGGTTCTGCGTCGCGCATGGCACGCCGCCGCCCATTCGCTTCCTGGGGGTGTGGGAGACGGTGGGCGCGCTCGGCATCCCCCAAATTACGGACCTATTCGGCTTGGGGAGGCAGCGCTTCGAATTTCATGACACGCGGCTTCCGCCAGAAGTTGAACGCGCGGTCCAGGGCCTTGCAATCGATGAGCAGCGCAACACCTTCCTTCCAACGTTGTGGACGGACGACGATGGCTGCGATCCGGCACGCGTGTCGCAAGTGTGGTTTCCTGGCGTGCATGCCGACGTGGGAGGCGGCTACAAGGAGACCGGGCTTTCCGATGCCACGCTCAAATGGATGATTGCAGAGGCTGCGCAGTGCGGTGCGGTGTTTGAACCAGACATGCTGGACCAGCTGGCAAGCGCGGATCAATTGTCGCCGTCTGCGGTACATGGCGTCCTTCACAACTCACTCACGGGCTTCTACCGGAAAATCGGTTTTCGTCCCCGGCCCTTTCCCTATCTGGCGAGGAGCTCACGAAGGTGTTCGGAATTCATATCGGATCTGGCATTGGCACGGCAGGTCGGTCCGCCCATCTTTCAGGCTCCCTATCGACCGAACATAGACCCCGCGGCAGGGGTTCAGGTGCGGGTTTTCGCCAGCCCGTTATGGAATTGGACCGGTATTTTCATGAAGGAAGGGGCAAGCTACCGGTTCAAGGTGCCTGAAGGTCAAACATGGCTGGATGGAGACAGCGCATCGGGGGCGGAGGGAACGCCAGGTAACTGGATGCAATGCCTGTTTGCCTGGACGAGGCGGGTCAGGGACGCGAACTGGTTCGAACTCTGCGGTGCAATCTCATACGCAGGACAACCGGACTCGGCAGGCGCGTCACCTCAACCCTTCTACTTCAGAATTGGCAGAGAGGTGGAGATCAAGGCGCCTTACTCGGGTTACCTGTATTGCTTTGCCAACGATGCCGCCTGGGCGTATTGGAACAATCAAGGAAGCCTGCGCGTCGACGTTGCCGAATTGGGCGGTGTGCCGGCTGGCAAGGCGGCACACCCGTCTTCCGGCGAAGACCTGACGGCGCCTGCAACGGCGCCCGGCGGGTCTGGAGCAGGTCAGCCATCATGA
- a CDS encoding ABC transporter ATP-binding protein/permease, with protein sequence MSDQSSGPASRQADRASAWSLIRPYWVSEERKTAWGLLVAIVAMDLILVGINARLNTWNRDFYNALEGRKVHDFPQLMLLFSALAFAFVGISVYNRYLRQMLGFRWRQWLTTRYLQEWLGDGTFYRIERDRLTDNPDQRIAVDLASFATTTLSLTLDLLSTLETLVWFSTVLWSTAGALAIEIGGTPFQIPGYMLWAAVVYAIAGSVLTNKVGHPLVSINYQLQRVEADFRFGLIRLRENAEQIAFYDGMRTEASTAQDLFGRIRENWWRVMKYTRRYSFVLNFYGQIAEIFPIAVASPRYFAGLLSFGTLMQIGDAFSSVSESLSWFINNYDTLVQWRATVNRLREFKRVMQQPHLKESVSPATEHGGINLHYVDESRLATHKLTLALPNGETLASVRDIVVEPGSRWLVRGPSGAGKSTLLRALAGLWPFGNGSIDAPVNARMMFVPQQSYLPAGTLKAGLTYPAAATDFSDEECDEALRLCRLEGYIGRLHESQHWWRILSPGEQQRLAVARVLMHKPDYVFLDEATSALDAANETHLYRLLTERLPEGAIVSVTHRQSLANLHQETLDIARAREHVVAYTPPSST encoded by the coding sequence ATGAGCGACCAATCTTCCGGCCCTGCATCCAGGCAAGCCGACCGTGCCTCAGCCTGGAGCCTGATCAGACCGTACTGGGTCTCTGAGGAACGCAAGACCGCGTGGGGTCTGCTGGTCGCGATCGTCGCCATGGACCTGATTCTGGTTGGCATCAACGCTCGCCTGAATACGTGGAACCGCGATTTCTATAACGCACTGGAAGGCCGGAAGGTGCATGACTTCCCGCAGCTGATGTTGCTTTTCAGCGCGCTCGCGTTCGCGTTCGTGGGGATTTCCGTCTATAACCGCTATCTGCGCCAGATGCTTGGCTTTCGATGGCGCCAGTGGCTGACCACACGTTATCTGCAGGAATGGCTCGGCGACGGCACCTTCTACCGCATCGAGCGCGACCGGCTCACCGACAACCCAGACCAACGGATCGCCGTCGACCTCGCGTCATTCGCGACCACCACGCTTTCGCTCACACTCGACCTGCTCTCGACGCTCGAAACACTCGTCTGGTTCTCGACCGTTCTCTGGAGCACGGCGGGCGCGCTGGCCATCGAGATTGGCGGCACGCCTTTCCAGATTCCCGGCTACATGCTCTGGGCCGCTGTCGTCTATGCGATTGCAGGCTCAGTCCTGACCAACAAGGTCGGTCATCCGCTTGTGTCGATCAACTATCAGTTGCAACGCGTCGAGGCGGATTTCCGGTTCGGCCTGATCCGCTTGCGCGAAAACGCCGAGCAGATTGCGTTCTATGACGGCATGCGAACCGAGGCATCGACCGCGCAGGACCTGTTCGGCCGGATTCGCGAGAACTGGTGGCGCGTGATGAAGTACACGCGGCGCTACAGCTTCGTGCTCAATTTCTATGGCCAGATAGCCGAAATCTTTCCGATCGCCGTGGCATCGCCACGTTATTTCGCAGGCTTGCTCAGCTTCGGCACACTCATGCAGATCGGCGACGCATTCAGTTCGGTTAGCGAATCGCTTTCGTGGTTCATCAACAATTACGACACGCTCGTTCAGTGGCGCGCAACCGTCAACCGTCTGCGCGAGTTCAAGCGCGTCATGCAGCAACCTCATCTGAAGGAATCCGTGTCGCCCGCAACCGAGCATGGCGGCATCAATCTGCATTACGTCGACGAGAGCCGGCTCGCCACGCACAAGCTTACGCTGGCGCTGCCCAACGGCGAGACGCTCGCGAGCGTGCGCGACATTGTCGTCGAACCCGGTTCGCGCTGGCTCGTGCGCGGACCGTCGGGCGCCGGCAAGAGCACGCTCCTGCGCGCGCTGGCGGGTCTCTGGCCGTTCGGCAACGGTTCGATCGACGCACCGGTGAACGCGCGCATGATGTTCGTGCCGCAGCAGAGCTACTTGCCGGCTGGCACGCTGAAGGCTGGGCTCACCTATCCCGCGGCGGCCACCGACTTCAGCGACGAGGAATGTGACGAGGCGCTGCGTTTGTGCCGGCTTGAAGGCTACATCGGCCGATTGCACGAATCGCAGCATTGGTGGCGCATTCTCTCTCCCGGCGAACAGCAGCGGCTAGCCGTCGCACGCGTGTTGATGCACAAGCCTGACTATGTGTTTCTCGACGAAGCCACGAGTGCACTCGATGCCGCGAACGAAACGCATCTGTATCGTCTGTTAACCGAACGATTGCCGGAAGGAGCGATTGTCAGTGTCACGCACCGCCAGTCGCTTGCGAATCTCCATCAGGAGACGCTCGATATTGCGCGGGCGCGCGAGCACGTAGTGGCATATACACCGCCGTCGTCGACGTGA
- a CDS encoding D-2-hydroxyacid dehydrogenase family protein, translating to MNPTPPIKVAVLDDYQNVALSMADWSPLKNLAEVTVFNDHVADIGSLIQRLQPFDVVCVMRERTPLSRVVIGSLPNLKLIASTGPGNASIDQEAAAERGIDIRHTGYSSTPTIELTWALILAMARNIPRENQSLREGGWQLSLGDELAGKTLGLLGLGHIGSAVGIIGRAFRMNVIAWSQNLTEERAAEKGVQRVSKDVLFSTADFLSIHVRYSERTRGLVGAAELAQMKPTSRLINTSRGAIVDSAALLQALTTGRIAGAALDVFDVEPLDNPHRLRELPNVLATPHIGYVSKELYRTFYGDTVQNIVRWLDETGRSAQR from the coding sequence ATGAACCCCACACCCCCGATCAAGGTAGCCGTCCTCGACGATTATCAGAACGTCGCGCTGAGCATGGCAGACTGGTCGCCGCTCAAGAACCTGGCAGAGGTGACGGTGTTCAACGACCACGTCGCCGATATCGGAAGCCTGATTCAACGCCTGCAGCCATTCGACGTCGTATGCGTGATGCGAGAACGCACGCCGCTGTCCCGCGTGGTCATCGGAAGTCTGCCGAACCTGAAGCTGATTGCCTCGACCGGCCCGGGGAACGCTTCGATCGATCAGGAGGCGGCGGCGGAACGCGGCATCGACATTCGTCATACGGGCTATTCGTCCACGCCGACGATCGAACTGACGTGGGCGCTGATTCTCGCGATGGCCCGCAATATTCCCCGCGAAAATCAGTCACTGCGCGAGGGAGGCTGGCAGCTTTCGCTGGGCGATGAACTCGCGGGCAAAACGCTCGGATTGCTTGGCCTTGGCCATATCGGCTCGGCAGTCGGCATCATCGGGCGGGCATTCAGAATGAACGTCATCGCGTGGAGTCAGAACCTCACCGAGGAGCGTGCCGCTGAAAAAGGCGTGCAACGAGTCAGCAAGGATGTACTCTTTTCCACCGCGGATTTCCTGTCGATCCACGTGCGGTATAGCGAGCGAACCCGAGGGTTGGTCGGCGCGGCGGAACTCGCGCAGATGAAACCCACAAGCCGGCTGATCAATACGTCGAGAGGGGCGATCGTCGACAGTGCCGCCCTGCTTCAGGCACTCACGACCGGTCGGATCGCCGGCGCCGCACTGGACGTATTCGACGTCGAACCGCTCGATAATCCGCACCGTCTGCGCGAATTGCCCAACGTACTCGCAACACCTCACATCGGCTATGTGTCGAAGGAGTTGTATCGCACCTTCTATGGCGACACGGTGCAGAACATCGTTCGGTGGCTTGATGAAACCGGACGTTCTGCACAAAGGTAG
- a CDS encoding MFS transporter produces MEHKHLALSARTRWYEGLTAMHWRVLKASFLGWIFDGYEALALVVVLGPMLHSVLSPAQAASPTTYAGLVIGITLLGWGAGGLIGGILADYVGRKRMMLWSVFLYAMFSGLTAFSQTFWVLCALRFLTGLAMGSEWSTGVALLSETWPERARAKGAGFLQSGFGWGTLIAAVVWYALSSTHPLGAETWRLMFVLGAVPAFFVLYIRRGVSESEKWQRAVREKRWSATSTTSTQLDADDASASDKRPFTLTQLFSEPEALRRTLLLLVLSIVTTVGWWAISSWLPTYTVALAKAEGVSDALSWGSKISIAYTVGAIAAYMIAGFVVDAIGRRAFLSLTFVGALVTTVITYKLTTSVEAMMIAAPINGFFTLGCAYVWMAIYPCELFSSSVRSTAISFVFNAARLIAWVFPIIAGSMIKSFGGVSQAALALGSVYLLGIVLPWFLPETRGAGMPD; encoded by the coding sequence ATGGAACACAAACACCTCGCCTTGAGCGCGCGAACTCGCTGGTACGAGGGGCTCACGGCCATGCACTGGCGTGTGCTGAAGGCCAGTTTTCTCGGCTGGATTTTCGACGGTTACGAAGCATTGGCACTCGTCGTCGTGCTTGGGCCGATGCTGCATTCGGTGCTGTCGCCGGCACAAGCCGCGTCCCCTACGACCTATGCGGGTCTGGTCATCGGCATCACCTTGCTTGGCTGGGGGGCGGGCGGTCTGATCGGCGGGATTCTCGCGGACTATGTCGGACGCAAGCGGATGATGCTCTGGTCCGTATTCCTCTATGCGATGTTTTCAGGTTTGACCGCGTTCTCGCAAACCTTCTGGGTGTTGTGCGCGCTGCGTTTCCTGACTGGCCTCGCCATGGGCAGCGAATGGAGCACGGGCGTCGCGCTGCTGTCGGAAACCTGGCCGGAGCGGGCGCGTGCGAAAGGAGCGGGCTTTCTCCAATCGGGTTTCGGCTGGGGCACGCTGATTGCGGCGGTCGTCTGGTACGCGCTTTCGTCGACTCATCCACTCGGTGCCGAAACCTGGCGATTGATGTTCGTGCTTGGCGCAGTCCCCGCATTTTTCGTGCTGTACATCCGGCGCGGGGTCAGCGAGTCGGAGAAATGGCAACGCGCGGTGCGCGAGAAACGCTGGAGCGCGACGAGCACGACGAGTACGCAGCTGGACGCGGACGACGCGTCTGCATCCGATAAGCGCCCCTTCACGCTCACGCAGCTATTCAGCGAACCTGAAGCGCTGCGCCGTACGCTGCTTCTGCTCGTGCTGTCGATTGTCACGACCGTCGGCTGGTGGGCCATTTCGAGCTGGCTGCCGACCTATACCGTGGCGCTCGCTAAAGCCGAAGGTGTGTCCGACGCTTTGTCGTGGGGGTCGAAGATATCGATCGCGTACACCGTCGGCGCGATTGCGGCCTACATGATCGCGGGCTTCGTGGTGGATGCCATCGGCCGGCGGGCGTTCCTGTCACTCACTTTCGTCGGTGCGCTGGTCACAACGGTCATCACGTACAAGCTGACAACAAGCGTTGAGGCGATGATGATCGCGGCGCCGATCAATGGCTTCTTTACCCTGGGCTGTGCCTATGTCTGGATGGCGATCTACCCATGTGAACTCTTTTCTTCGAGCGTGCGTTCCACCGCGATCAGCTTCGTGTTCAATGCGGCGCGTCTGATCGCGTGGGTGTTCCCGATCATCGCGGGCAGCATGATCAAATCGTTCGGCGGTGTGTCGCAGGCTGCGTTGGCACTCGGCTCTGTGTATCTGCTTGGCATCGTGCTGCCGTGGTTCTTGCCCGAGACGCGTGGCGCAGGCATGCCGGATTGA
- a CDS encoding potassium transporter Kup, with amino-acid sequence MESSSGPQPGAQAGHVAETRHGSMPKLALAAIGIVFGDIGTSPLYTMSTVFDSGHGLVLNRFNVLGVVSLIIWSLIIVVSLKYVTLIMRAHNHGEGGIMALLALASSSVMDRPRLRHGLLLAGVFGAALFYGDGVITPAISVLSAVEGLEVAEPQLKPFVVSIALVVLIALFLVQRHGTAGIGAVFGPVMVLWFGVIAVSGLFSIGRAPAILAAFDPFVGLEFLVRNGWRAFVSLGAVVLALTGAEALYADMGHFGAPPIRLSWFALVLPALGLNYLGQGALLLSDAKTVDNPFFHLFPSMTLFPMVLLATVATVIASQAVISGAFSMTKQAMQLGFMPRMGIVYTSEREVGQIYVPAINWLLLIAVVGAVLGFGSSTALGSAYGIAVTGTMTITTFLTFYVVRYAWHYNWLLCVLATGFFFVIDLAFFSANLLKFVDGGWFPLLLGAIMFTVMSTWHRGRALMVEEASIHAGALPLGRYLDSLFARETIRVPGTAAFLTIDPNTVPHALVNNLAHNHVLHERVLFLHVTNLDVPYVPREQRVAITPLGHNCHSIVVAYGFKDTASLPQALRDCEPKGLVIDPARVSYFLSHATVVATGGKGMSVWRERLFSVMAHNIGNPAAYFKLTANRVIELGSRVEI; translated from the coding sequence ATGGAATCGTCTTCAGGCCCGCAACCGGGCGCCCAGGCCGGCCACGTCGCGGAAACCCGCCATGGGTCGATGCCCAAACTGGCGCTGGCCGCCATCGGCATCGTGTTCGGCGACATCGGAACCAGTCCGCTCTACACCATGAGTACGGTATTCGACTCGGGCCACGGGTTGGTCCTCAACCGTTTCAATGTGCTGGGCGTGGTGTCGCTCATCATCTGGTCGTTGATCATCGTGGTGTCGTTGAAATACGTGACGCTGATCATGCGCGCCCATAACCACGGCGAAGGCGGCATCATGGCGCTGCTGGCGCTGGCCTCCAGTTCGGTGATGGACCGGCCCCGCCTGCGCCACGGGCTGCTGCTCGCCGGTGTGTTCGGCGCGGCGCTGTTCTACGGCGACGGCGTCATCACGCCCGCCATCTCGGTGCTCAGCGCGGTGGAGGGGCTGGAAGTGGCGGAGCCGCAGCTCAAGCCCTTCGTGGTGTCGATCGCGCTGGTCGTGCTGATCGCCTTGTTCCTGGTGCAGCGGCACGGCACGGCCGGCATCGGCGCGGTGTTCGGGCCGGTGATGGTGCTGTGGTTCGGCGTGATTGCGGTGTCGGGACTATTCAGCATCGGTCGCGCGCCGGCCATCCTCGCCGCTTTCGATCCGTTCGTGGGCCTCGAATTCCTGGTGCGCAACGGCTGGCGGGCCTTTGTCTCGCTCGGCGCGGTGGTGCTGGCGCTGACCGGCGCCGAGGCGCTGTATGCCGACATGGGCCACTTCGGCGCGCCGCCGATCCGCCTGTCGTGGTTTGCTCTGGTGCTACCCGCGCTGGGGCTCAACTACCTGGGCCAGGGGGCGCTGCTGTTGTCGGATGCGAAGACCGTGGACAATCCCTTCTTCCACCTTTTCCCGTCGATGACGCTGTTCCCGATGGTGCTGCTGGCCACGGTGGCGACGGTGATCGCGTCGCAGGCGGTGATCAGCGGCGCGTTTTCCATGACCAAGCAGGCCATGCAACTGGGCTTCATGCCGCGCATGGGCATCGTCTACACCTCGGAACGCGAAGTCGGGCAGATCTACGTGCCCGCCATCAACTGGCTGCTGCTGATCGCGGTGGTGGGGGCGGTGCTGGGCTTCGGTTCCTCCACGGCGCTGGGGTCGGCCTATGGCATCGCGGTCACGGGCACCATGACGATCACCACCTTCCTCACCTTCTACGTGGTGCGCTACGCCTGGCACTACAACTGGTTGTTGTGCGTGCTGGCCACCGGTTTCTTCTTCGTCATCGACCTGGCGTTCTTCTCGGCCAACCTGCTCAAGTTCGTGGATGGCGGATGGTTCCCGTTACTGCTGGGCGCCATCATGTTCACCGTCATGTCCACCTGGCACCGCGGCCGTGCGCTGATGGTCGAAGAGGCCAGCATTCATGCCGGTGCGCTGCCGCTGGGCAGGTACCTGGACAGCCTTTTCGCCAGGGAGACGATACGCGTGCCCGGCACCGCCGCGTTCCTGACCATCGACCCCAACACCGTGCCGCACGCGCTGGTCAACAACCTGGCGCACAACCACGTGCTGCACGAGCGTGTGCTGTTCCTGCACGTGACCAACCTGGATGTGCCCTATGTGCCGCGCGAGCAGCGCGTCGCGATCACGCCGCTGGGCCACAACTGCCACAGCATCGTCGTGGCCTACGGCTTCAAGGACACGGCCAGCCTGCCGCAAGCGCTGCGCGATTGCGAGCCGAAGGGCCTGGTGATCGATCCGGCGCGCGTGTCTTATTTCCTCAGTCATGCCACCGTGGTGGCGACCGGAGGCAAGGGCATGTCGGTATGGCGCGAACGACTGTTCAGCGTGATGGCGCACAATATCGGCAACCCCGCGGCTTATTTCAAGCTGACCGCGAACCGGGTGATCGAGCTGGGCTCGCGCGTTGAAATATGA